The Aggregatilinea lenta genome includes a region encoding these proteins:
- a CDS encoding ABC transporter substrate-binding protein, producing MSNRRKLLFVLTITVMALGVMANAAIFHAPSAEAQDATSIRVTTWESGDALEPWDQAIASFEEAYPDIDVTLEPVPQEYGTKLLADIAAGTAPDVYQVGDGDVARFVGEGIVEPLDPFINGEDGLDMSVFLPGLASFGQINGETYLLTKDYSSLVLYYNKDMFDAAGVEYPTADWTWDDLLTAAQALTGDDQWGIQLPDGWGDWLWTRGIFPLMVQNGTTIISEDGLTVDGYMNSEATVNTLQWYVDLFLKEKVAPTNEDVAAFAGVDLFTSGQVAMLWTGHWPMKDYQAIDGFNFGTMGLPAGPVSKGNTLCWSGFAMNSAGENKDAAWTFMKYIAAGDGAEAFSNYALTAVQSIAEAQGLTEDEYEGPIVADLENVQPIPDSYSPYFAECVDTPFKAHLEEVFLSDVSVQDAMDAAVAEAQACLDEKNS from the coding sequence ATGTCTAACCGTAGGAAACTGCTCTTTGTCCTGACCATCACGGTCATGGCGCTCGGCGTGATGGCGAACGCAGCGATCTTCCACGCGCCGTCGGCTGAAGCTCAGGACGCGACCTCAATCCGCGTCACCACCTGGGAAAGCGGCGACGCTCTGGAGCCGTGGGACCAGGCGATCGCCTCGTTTGAAGAAGCCTATCCCGACATCGACGTGACGCTGGAGCCGGTCCCGCAGGAATATGGCACCAAGCTGCTGGCCGACATCGCGGCGGGCACCGCCCCGGATGTCTATCAGGTGGGCGATGGTGACGTGGCCCGGTTCGTCGGCGAAGGCATCGTCGAGCCGCTCGATCCGTTCATCAATGGCGAAGACGGCCTGGATATGAGCGTCTTCCTGCCCGGTCTGGCGTCCTTTGGCCAGATCAACGGCGAAACCTACCTGCTGACCAAAGACTACAGCTCGCTCGTGCTGTACTACAACAAGGATATGTTCGACGCCGCCGGTGTTGAGTATCCCACCGCCGACTGGACCTGGGACGACCTGCTGACCGCCGCCCAGGCGCTGACCGGCGACGATCAGTGGGGCATCCAGCTCCCCGACGGTTGGGGCGACTGGCTCTGGACGCGCGGTATCTTCCCGCTCATGGTCCAGAACGGCACCACGATCATCAGTGAAGACGGCCTGACGGTGGACGGCTACATGAACAGCGAAGCAACCGTGAACACGCTGCAGTGGTACGTTGACCTGTTCCTGAAGGAAAAGGTCGCTCCGACGAATGAAGACGTGGCCGCCTTCGCGGGTGTGGACCTGTTCACGAGCGGCCAGGTGGCGATGCTGTGGACCGGGCATTGGCCCATGAAGGACTACCAGGCCATCGACGGCTTCAACTTCGGCACGATGGGTCTGCCGGCGGGTCCGGTGAGCAAGGGTAACACGCTGTGCTGGTCCGGCTTTGCGATGAACTCCGCCGGCGAGAACAAGGACGCCGCGTGGACGTTTATGAAGTACATCGCGGCGGGTGACGGCGCTGAGGCGTTCTCGAACTACGCGCTGACGGCGGTTCAGTCCATCGCCGAGGCGCAGGGCCTGACGGAAGACGAGTACGAAGGCCCGATCGTGGCGGACCTGGAAAACGTCCAGCCGATCCCGGATTCGTACAGCCCATACTTCGCGGAATGCGTCGATACGCCGTTCAAGGCGCACCTGGAAGAGGTGTTCCTGAGCGACGTTTCGGTTCAGGACGCGATGGACGCGGCGGTGGCGGAAGCGCAGGCCTGCCTGGACGAAAAGAACAGCTAG
- a CDS encoding carbohydrate ABC transporter permease translates to MSAATQAVTKKPFWSSSRRDALTFYMVTSPWVIGLVLFTVVPIAYSVYISFTDWNMLSSPNWVGLKNFKDMVDDPDVAHSLWVTTKYSLVSVPLRLSIALFFALLLNEATKFVGVFRTIFYLPGVVASVAAAVLWQWILNPRFGPFNAFLGLFGIHGPNWFTDPDWALWGLVLMSVWSVGGEMLIFLAGLKGIPRMMYEAAEIDGAGRWQRFLKITLPLLSPTIFFNLIMTVIGSFQTFDSAFVISTARAGAIGSPLKSTLFYMMYLYENAFKFLNMGYASAMAWILFVVIVVVTYLINRSSRKWVFYGD, encoded by the coding sequence ATGTCGGCAGCAACCCAGGCTGTTACGAAAAAACCGTTTTGGTCGTCATCCCGCCGGGATGCGCTCACCTTTTACATGGTCACCTCGCCGTGGGTCATTGGCCTCGTCCTGTTTACGGTCGTGCCCATCGCCTACTCGGTCTACATCAGCTTCACCGACTGGAATATGCTGTCGTCGCCGAACTGGGTTGGCCTGAAGAATTTTAAGGATATGGTAGACGACCCCGATGTGGCGCACTCGCTGTGGGTCACGACCAAGTACAGTCTGGTGAGCGTCCCGCTGCGGCTGTCCATCGCGCTGTTTTTCGCCCTTCTGCTCAACGAAGCGACCAAGTTCGTCGGCGTGTTCCGCACGATCTTCTACCTGCCAGGGGTGGTCGCCAGCGTGGCGGCGGCGGTGCTGTGGCAGTGGATTCTCAACCCGCGCTTCGGGCCGTTCAACGCGTTTTTGGGCCTGTTTGGCATCCACGGCCCCAACTGGTTCACCGATCCCGATTGGGCGTTGTGGGGCCTGGTGCTGATGAGTGTGTGGTCCGTGGGCGGCGAGATGTTGATCTTCCTGGCCGGGCTGAAGGGCATCCCGCGCATGATGTACGAGGCGGCGGAAATCGACGGCGCGGGGCGCTGGCAGCGCTTCCTGAAGATCACGCTGCCGCTGCTCAGCCCGACGATCTTCTTCAACCTGATCATGACCGTGATCGGCTCGTTCCAGACCTTCGACAGCGCGTTCGTAATCTCGACGGCGCGCGCAGGCGCGATTGGCTCGCCGCTCAAATCGACGCTGTTCTACATGATGTACCTCTATGAGAACGCGTTCAAGTTCCTGAACATGGGCTATGCCTCGGCGATGGCCTGGATTCTGTTTGTGGTCATCGTGGTGGTGACCTACCTGATCAATCGCAGCTCCCGGAAATGGGTCTTTTACGGTGACTGA